The Gemmatimonadales bacterium genomic interval TGAGCGAGGACCGCCACCCCGTCCAGCGTCCCGGCGATGAGCTCGCCGGCGTGACCCTCGACCTTGGGGAGCGGGAAGCCGGGGATCCTGCCGTACGGCACCTTGACCGCGTCCTTCAGCTCGCCGCCCAGGAACCCCAGCCCGGAGCCGAGCACGATGGCGATCTTCGGCGTCCGCGGCGCGATCGCCGCCCGTACCGCATCGGCCGCCGCGCGGACCGCCGGTGTCCCACCCACCCCATCACTCATCGCCCATCACTCCTCACTTATCACCCATCACCCATCACGTCGTTGCTTCTCAAGCCGTTGCGTCCAGTTCCTTCCTGATCTTCTCAACCATCGCCTGTCGCTCCCTGAACGGCAGGAACGCGCTCTCGAACCCGTAGAGGATCATGCGGTCTATCTCCTCGCGGGTGAAACTCAGCTTGGAATGCGCGAGCCACAGTTCTTCGGTCACGGTCGTGGCGCTCATCAGCCGGTTGTCGGTGTTGAGGCACACCACGACGCCGAGGTCGAAGTAGCGTCGCACCGGGTGCTCCTCGATCGCACGCACCGCGTGCGTCTGCAGGTTGCTGGTGATGCAGATCTCGAGCGGCACGCGGTGGTCGTTGACGTATTGCTCCAGCTCCGGGTTCTCGAACAGCCGCGTCCCATGGCCGATACGGTCGGCGTGGCAATAGTGGAGCGCCTGCGAGATGGACTCGGCACCGTACGCCTCTCCCGCATGCACCGTGGTGGCGATGTTGTGGTCGATGACGGTGTAGAACGCTTCCTTGTGCTTCTTGGCGGGGAAATTGTACTCGGCGCCGGCGAGGTCGAACGCCACGACGCCGTGGTTCTTGTAGGCCACCGTGAGGTTCGCCAGCTCCAGCGAGACGTCCGGGCTCATGTTCCGGATCCCGCAGATGATGAGCGACGTCTTCACGCCGAACTCCGCCTCGGCGCGGTGCATGCCGCGCAGCGGCGCCTCCACCGCCTCGGTGAGCGGCATGCCCTTGCGCGTGTTCAGGATCGGCGAGTAGCGGATCTCCATGTACCGCACGTTCTCCGCCGCCCCATCTGCCACCAGCTCGTACGCAGCGCGCTCGAGCGCGTCAGGCGTCTGCAACACGGACAGCGTGACCTCGAAGCGCTCGAGGTAGTCCACCAGGCTGCGCGCGTCGGTGACGTGCATGTAGCGCGCGAGCGAGGCGACGTCGTCCGCGGGCAGCTTGACGTGCTGGTCGCGGGCCAGCTCCAGCAGCGTCCGTGGCCGCAGACTGCCGTCGAGATGCACGTGCAGCTCGGCCTTGGGCAGTCTGCGCAGCAGCTCG includes:
- the add gene encoding adenosine deaminase, whose product is MTGKQSRRRADSGARSGEPETGAVTRELLRRLPKAELHVHLDGSLRPRTLLELARDQHVKLPADDVASLARYMHVTDARSLVDYLERFEVTLSVLQTPDALERAAYELVADGAAENVRYMEIRYSPILNTRKGMPLTEAVEAPLRGMHRAEAEFGVKTSLIICGIRNMSPDVSLELANLTVAYKNHGVVAFDLAGAEYNFPAKKHKEAFYTVIDHNIATTVHAGEAYGAESISQALHYCHADRIGHGTRLFENPELEQYVNDHRVPLEICITSNLQTHAVRAIEEHPVRRYFDLGVVVCLNTDNRLMSATTVTEELWLAHSKLSFTREEIDRMILYGFESAFLPFRERQAMVEKIRKELDATA